A window from Cetobacterium ceti encodes these proteins:
- a CDS encoding arsenate reductase/protein-tyrosine-phosphatase family protein, with the protein MKTIAFVCVGNSFKSIICERFGKELTNDFIILSAGTNPAEKVNEEVAKIMERKGLSMKNYKPHSLDQLPNNIDYLVKMGCGIECPFVIAKETIDFNMDKYPSKTFEEKEIIVNLLEEKVRTLIENISK; encoded by the coding sequence ATGAAAACAATAGCTTTTGTATGTGTAGGAAATTCTTTTAAAAGTATAATTTGTGAAAGATTTGGAAAAGAATTAACAAATGATTTTATAATACTTAGTGCTGGAACAAATCCAGCTGAAAAAGTCAATGAGGAAGTGGCTAAAATTATGGAAAGAAAAGGACTTTCTATGAAAAATTATAAACCTCATTCTTTAGATCAATTACCAAATAATATAGACTATTTAGTAAAAATGGGATGCGGCATAGAATGTCCCTTTGTTATAGCTAAAGAGACCATTGATTTTAACATGGATAAGTATCCTTCTAAAACTTTTGAGGAAAAAGAAATAATAGTAAATTTACTTGAAGAAAAAGTAAGAACACTTATAGAA
- a CDS encoding MarR family transcriptional regulator, producing the protein MKNKDMFKDLVDIFQLVDILNKNGFEKEYGELNINEIHTIDFIGKNIKNNSSEISKYLNITRGGATKIVKKLLEKNYILEYSIPENKKEKYFNLTKSGEDIYKKHLKNHKEAQERDSKIFDAFDLNEKKVINKFFNILKTNLKEKVTHLK; encoded by the coding sequence ATGAAAAATAAAGATATGTTTAAAGACCTTGTAGATATTTTTCAATTGGTGGATATTTTAAATAAAAATGGATTTGAAAAAGAGTATGGAGAGTTAAATATAAATGAAATTCATACAATTGATTTTATAGGAAAAAATATAAAAAACAATTCCTCTGAAATATCTAAATATTTAAATATAACAAGAGGTGGAGCTACAAAAATAGTAAAAAAATTATTAGAAAAAAATTATATTTTAGAATATTCAATTCCAGAAAATAAAAAAGAAAAATATTTTAATCTGACTAAAAGTGGAGAGGATATTTATAAAAAACATTTAAAAAATCATAAGGAAGCTCAAGAAAGAGATTCTAAAATATTTGACGCCTTTGATTTAAATGAGAAAAAAGTTATTAATAAGTTTTTTAATATTTTAAAAACTAATTTAAAAGAAAAAGTAACCCATTTAAAATAA
- a CDS encoding cyclase family protein — MFEISLKIDRNHQVWEMLATNKNPLLTSGHIGTHIDVYNKTEVPKEYLDCDGILIDCTKYTLRNEIGIEAVKGIHIKKKDFVIFKTGIQKENPYGSINYLKNHHELTWELINFLLEKEVSFIGIDCAGIRRGEDHYKANVKCENKGTYVVENLSSENLDKIDFDKFKVFTVWIDNPIGTGLSTKIFIYGDR; from the coding sequence ATGTTTGAAATAAGTTTAAAAATAGATAGGAATCACCAAGTCTGGGAAATGTTAGCCACTAATAAAAATCCTTTATTAACATCTGGACATATTGGAACTCATATTGATGTATATAATAAAACCGAAGTTCCCAAAGAATATTTAGATTGTGACGGTATTTTAATCGATTGTACAAAATATACCTTAAGAAATGAAATTGGCATTGAAGCTGTAAAAGGAATTCATATAAAGAAAAAAGATTTTGTTATTTTTAAAACAGGAATTCAGAAAGAAAATCCATATGGAAGTATAAATTATTTAAAAAATCATCATGAACTTACTTGGGAACTAATAAATTTTTTATTGGAAAAAGAAGTTAGTTTTATTGGAATAGATTGTGCCGGAATTAGAAGAGGAGAAGACCATTATAAAGCTAATGTTAAATGTGAAAATAAAGGAACATATGTTGTGGAAAATTTGTCCTCTGAAAACTTAGATAAAATTGATTTTGATAAATTTAAAGTTTTTACAGTATGGATAGATAATCCCATTGGAACAGGATTATCCACAAAAATTTTTATATATGGAGATAGATAA